A region of the Rhodospirillaceae bacterium genome:
ACTTGCGTAAAGGCAGCACCAAAGGCATTTTCCATTTGCAATGCATCAAGACCCAATACTCGTCCCGCCGTCGCAGTAGCTGCGAAGAAACCGAAAAGCTGCGTTGGGAACCAGCCTTCGGTCATGATCCATTGCGGAATTGTAATCGCGTTCTCGAGGCGGATCATGACATCCATGCCGACGGCAATGGCCGTCAGGAAGTCGCGACCACTGATTCCTTCCTGCTTTTCGCCTAAGGCAAAGGCGACCGGGATGGTTGCAATGCTTGGGTGTCCGCCCCGGGCGACGTCGTCAAAATCCAACATATGCCCGACGCTGCCGTTGGCAAAGACGGCCCATGGGGCTGGGGCCTTGCACCCAAACCCAAGGATCGTACTTTCCGCCTTGCCGCCAAGTTCTTGAACATAGTCGGCAAGAATTTGGCCCTCAGGGATCAAGGCGCTGGCTCCGATGCTTACACCAAGCGTGTCAAGAACGCAGCATTTGGTCATTTTCAGGACATCTTGTGGAAGTGCTTCAAAGGGCAGAGTAGATGCATGGCTCGCTAACAAGTTTGTTGCGTTTAATCCGCTTGCACTACTAGAAATAATTTTCATCTGACTAGCAGCGATGCCCTCTGATTGGTTCATTTCATATTCCTCGTGTTACAAACCACGTCGCCATAATAGTGAGTCTATTAAGTCCGCACATGAAAAGTTCTTTGAATTATGGAACGCTATTCCATATTATGGAATGACTTATTTCAATATCTGCCGAAATTTTAACGAAACGGCTGAAAATTTAGGAGCGTGCGGTACCGACGATGGCAAACCTTACAAAAAAAGGAATTCTACCCAAGCAACGATCTGGAAATGCATACGCGGTCGAAGCGGTAAACCGAGCTGCGGATATTTTATTTGTTTTTTCCCATGCTGACTCTGAACTTTCGCTTCCTGAAATTGTATCGCGTTCGGGCCTTCCCAAGACAACGACGTTTCGCGTGCTTTCGACTCTGTGTGATCGGGGACTATGCATGCAGGATTCTATCTCAGGTAAATACAGTCTCGGGTTTGAACTGCTCCACCTTGCGGATATTCGACGGCGCCAAGCCAATATCCATGGTCTTGCCATGCCGCTGTTGCGGGTGATTAGAGATCAAGTTGAAGAGACGGTTGTTCTGTCAATTCGGACCGGGGATTACCGGGTCCACATCGATTTTGCAGAAGGTTTGCACCCGATGCGGCGTATGGTGGAGTTGGGACGAAGTTCACCCTTATACGCTGGTGCTGCCAGCAAGGTCTTATTTGCCGGTTTAAGTGATTTGGAAATTGATGATTATCTCAACCGAACATTACTCGAAAAAATTTGCAATCAGACGATTACAGAAACAGACGCTTTAAAGCAGGAAATCGCGCGCATCCGTGAGCAAGGCTTTGCCGAAAGTCGAAGTGAATTATTTACTGGCGGTGCATCATTGGCAGCCCCAGTCAAAGACTATACAGGTGCCACAGTCGCCGTGATCGACATCATCACCCCAGAGGGTCGATTTACAAAGGAACATCGCGATCTTTGTATGAGTTCTTTATTAAATGGGGTCGGTGATCTTTCGCAGCAACTTGGATTTCGTGCACGAGATATCGCCAGCTAAATTGTAATAAGGTCTCTTCGAATCGACGCAGTTTGTGTATGTGTCGGCGATATGATTACCAACGCCTGAATTCCAAATCATTTTCAAACTTGACTCTGCGCCTGTATTAACTCTACCATAATTATGGAACAGTATTCCACGTAGTGGAACGATCGCCTTGAAAGTTAGTTCAACGGCATAACGGTTGAACTAACTGGGTTGGGGATTTCGAGACGCGTCCACGCACAAACAGGAGAGAAAGTATCATGTCAATTGTTAGACATTTTTTAGGCCTCACACTTGCGGCAGTTGTCGCATTTACCGGTACTGTGGCTTCAGCCGAAGTTAATTTTGCAGGTAAGACTGTTACATTTCTAATACCTTTCAAAGAAGGCGGTGGTACGGATACCTTTGCTCGAATATTGGTGCCTTTTTTTGCAGAAAACCTACCAGGAAAACCGAAGGTCGTTGTCCTTAATAAGCCAGGCGGTGGTTCGGTCCGGGGCGCCAATCAGTTTCAAAAGGCCAAGCCCGATGGGCTTACGGTCATGGGCGTTTCTAGTTCAACCCTGACCAATTCGGTATTTGGCGGTAAGAAGGTTAAATTCAAAGTATCTTCCTGGGTGCCGATTATGGTCAATCCCATGGGGTCATTATTCTACGGAGTAACCGATCAAACGGGGATTACCGGCAAGGATATTGGCAAGGATATTGCCACTCTGAGAAAGAATAAATCCAAGCTCCTCATGGGTGCAAAAAATGCGACATCGTCTGAAATTCGCATGGCCATGTCTGCAGACATGTTGGGGTTTTTCCCAAAAA
Encoded here:
- a CDS encoding MmgE/PrpD family protein, which codes for MNQSEGIAASQMKIISSSASGLNATNLLASHASTLPFEALPQDVLKMTKCCVLDTLGVSIGASALIPEGQILADYVQELGGKAESTILGFGCKAPAPWAVFANGSVGHMLDFDDVARGGHPSIATIPVAFALGEKQEGISGRDFLTAIAVGMDVMIRLENAITIPQWIMTEGWFPTQLFGFFAATATAGRVLGLDALQMENAFGAAFTQV
- a CDS encoding IclR family transcriptional regulator, encoding MANLTKKGILPKQRSGNAYAVEAVNRAADILFVFSHADSELSLPEIVSRSGLPKTTTFRVLSTLCDRGLCMQDSISGKYSLGFELLHLADIRRRQANIHGLAMPLLRVIRDQVEETVVLSIRTGDYRVHIDFAEGLHPMRRMVELGRSSPLYAGAASKVLFAGLSDLEIDDYLNRTLLEKICNQTITETDALKQEIARIREQGFAESRSELFTGGASLAAPVKDYTGATVAVIDIITPEGRFTKEHRDLCMSSLLNGVGDLSQQLGFRARDIAS